gattttcttcttattattgattttagatagggagagagagagagtcaggaaggaagagggagagaggtaggagcgagatgagaagcatcaacttgtagttgctcactttaattcattgattgcttctcgtacgtgccttgacaagggtgggggagctcaagccaagccagtgacccgggcTTCAATttagtgaccccgcactcaagctgatgaccttgaggttttgaaccaaggacctcagtgtcccaggatgatgctctgtccactgctccatcactggtcaggcttctGTAttcttgataaaatattttgcagTTTATATCTTAGTATGAGATAGTGACTTACAGGCAAGGCAACAAAGATCAGCTTTGTTCAAGGTAAACAATGGCCTATCTTTTAAGTGTAACACCCCACCCCCGAGAATTTTTTTTGTAGATCGTTTAGTCCTGAATGTACAGTTTATAAACTCAAAAGCCAGGGCAGCAAAGGACCATCATCAATTAAAGAGGGGCACTGGGCTCTGGTGGGTAGGTAAAACACCAGGCTAGACTGCCAGAGCCCCTACATTCCAGAGGTCAGAGGAAGATACACTGCTTCAGTGTGTTACATGGCAACTAAGTGCTCATTAGGCTGGAAAGAGCAGGGCTGGTGCAGAAGACAGGGAGCCTGCTTGTCCAAAGAACCTAGGGGGATCAGGGTCAGTAGTAAAAATATGAGGGCTGTGTTGTCACATGATTGTCTTATAACTGGTTATCTGTCCCCAAAGCCCTGAAACTGCTGTAGtctttaaatgaatttttattataaaacttccACGTGCATAATATAACAAATGAAGTTCTCACTGGGCTTTGGGGACTCCAAATTAGTTTTCAAGTGAATTTGGTAAGTTGCTATGACAGCAAATCCACTCTTCCTCTGAGAAATGAATGCCTCCAATTTTCATATTACATTAGGggtatttttaagtgaaattttgAGCAATTTTCTAGAATCATTGTTCTTTAAAGGTTATGGCTGGGGATTGGCAAATGagtcttccatatttttaaaacagtttttgagTGGGAGAATGTAGAAGTGTGCACATAATGTCAGATCAGTGAATGTGTAGGTATACACGGGTCTATATCAGTGAAAGTCAGAATAAttactatcctcagcacccacatTGGCACCATACCCTGTTTTAAATCGCAGATGTAAGCTGAGTACAATTGTGCAGAAATTACATTTTCAGTTTCATGGTGACATTTGAACATGTAGAAAGTAGcagattttgtcttttttcttttgattcattccttcttccttttaCACATGTAAATAGATTTAGCATCCAACTGTGTGAGCTGAGAGGAGCATTGGGGGACAGATGGGTTTTGTCATTAATGCTGGGGACTTGGTGTGATGTCACCGCCAGATTGTAGGTGGTGTTAGAGCTGCAGTAGCGACAGGGGGAGAGCAGTGGAAAGGACGATGTCGCTCGCAGACAGGCAGCCAGCCTCCCACACGGCCGCGTACAGCCAGCTCGGTCAGGGCGAGCCTGCGGACCGCCGGATGGACTCCCCGAAGGAAGTCAGCCACGCTGGGTTTGAGTGGCAGAGGACGGAAGGCAAGCTGAATGAAATTGGGCTCAATGTCAGCGTGGACGAGCAGCTGAAAGACGGACTTGTGAAAAATACCAGCTTCCTGGAGCCGAGTAAGCTCTGCTTCTTTGAGGGGAAGCTAGACAAAGAGCTCAGCACTGACGTGCAGGACAGGGAGTATCAAGCAAGCTCGGGTCACCTTGAGAGCAGGTATGTGATTTCAGACTCCTGCCGTTCCTCAGCGGGGAACTTGGTACACCAGAAGACAGCCAGGTTCCAGCTGGGACCCAGAGAGGGGCCAGACCAAAACAAAGCCTCTACAGTTAAGGGGATGGTGGCAGAGAAGAATGGGCCAGAGACAAAGAGCCAGCCAGAGCCGGATCTCCCTGGGGCTGCTGACCTCCCTGTTAAGGAGCAGGAAACCAGTGTTTGGAACCCCAATTTTCATCCAGTGGCTCCAAGCTGTCAGGGCTCCTGGGCAGCAACTCCAGGAAAGGAGAATGGTGTCACCCGTGGTTGCCGGGTGATTGGGGTGGGGAGTGATAACTTGGGGCAACTTGAATGTGGGTCCTCACTACCTGTGTCTGTGGCCCGCCCAGCCCCCACTTCTGAGCGTTCACCCACCGCCATCCCACCAATCACTATGGTGGAGGTCACCCAGGAATACTTGAATGCCAGCTCTCATGTCAAAGACCATGGTAAGGAGTTGGAGAAATTGAGTTCTACTGAGGAGGGGGCTTTATTCAACCAAGCCCCCCAGCAGAAAAAGGCAATGCGCCGGGCCCTGTCTGAATGTTCCCACCTCTCAGTTCCCCCAGCTGTCAACCTTGCAGATAAATATCCAGAACCCTCTGCCCAAGAAGAGCTCTCTCCTGGCCTGCTGCCTCTCCCCAGCCGCCCAGCGTTGATTCCTACACCCAGGAAGCCGGGGGCTCCTGCCGTAAGGCGCTCCATGACAGTGTCTGAGGACCAGACAGCTAACTACGGATTGAACCCTGGGGAACTGCCCAGCCTGTCCACCGAAGAGTGCCCTCCTTCCATCTGTGAGGAACCAGTGaccaagaagaaagaagaatcgACCCACTTGAACAGCCGCTGCAGCAGCAGCTCTGGGAAGAAAGAACTGGGTGCTGCTGGGCTGTATCTCCAGTGTACGCTGGAGCAGATTCCTGAAGTAAGCAGTAAGGAGAAAAGACAAGAAGATGTTAGTGGAACCAGCACAGATTCATGCTCCCAAGTCTGCCAGGGAGGCGAGAAACCGCCAGGACAGGCAGCTCTGGCAGGGACGAGAGAAATCGAGGTCACTGCGACGCAGAGCTCTCCATCGTTCCTGTGTGAAGAGACCCCACGTGATGGTATGTTTCTAAATTTTGCCT
This window of the Saccopteryx bilineata isolate mSacBil1 chromosome 10, mSacBil1_pri_phased_curated, whole genome shotgun sequence genome carries:
- the MAP4 gene encoding microtubule-associated protein 4 isoform X19 — protein: MSLADRQPASHTAAYSQLGQGEPADRRMDSPKEVSHAGFEWQRTEGKLNEIGLNVSVDEQLKDGLVKNTSFLEPSKLCFFEGKLDKELSTDVQDREYQASSGHLESRYVISDSCRSSAGNLVHQKTARFQLGPREGPDQNKASTVKGMVAEKNGPETKSQPEPDLPGAADLPVKEQETSVWNPNFHPVAPSCQGSWAATPGKENGVTRGCRVIGVGSDNLGQLECGSSLPVSVARPAPTSERSPTAIPPITMVEVTQEYLNASSHVKDHGKELEKLSSTEEGALFNQAPQQKKAMRRALSECSHLSVPPAVNLADKYPEPSAQEELSPGLLPLPSRPALIPTPRKPGAPAVRRSMTVSEDQTANYGLNPGELPSLSTEECPPSICEEPVTKKKEESTHLNSRCSSSSGKKELGAAGLYLQCTLEQIPEVSSKEKRQEDVSGTSTDSCSQVCQGGEKPPGQAALAGTREIEVTATQSSPSFLCEETPRDGISKPEEGQLTVSVTGNDITAPPNKELPPSPEKKAKPLATTQPAKTSTSKAKTQPTSVPKQLAPTAFGGSTKKPMSLASGSAPATPPKRPAAATARPSMSPSKDLKPKPAAEAKIPEKKATPSKPASALAFRSGPKSTQTISKATAAASVASAGPSSRSTPMPLPKRPVGIKTEGKPTDVKKTVVKSASGDLSRSKSTSSSTVKKNSTVPGTTPPAGVAPSRVKTTPTPPRPSGNPAMDKKPTSVRPSSSAPRLNRPATNPSGPDLKNVRAKVGSTENIKHQPGGGRVQIQNKKVDISKVSSKCGSKANIKHKPGGGDVKIESQKLNFKEKAQAKVGSLDNVGHLPAGGAVKTEGSGSEAPPCPGPPAGEEPAGPEAVPGAGAAPSASGLGGHTTLAGGGDQREAQTLDCQIQETSI